From bacterium, one genomic window encodes:
- a CDS encoding VCBS repeat-containing protein has translation MVRILKVFLLTLIFIVFELQNLNLFANEIEGFKHILSGELPKEMPNNYYGFVADIYGNEHEFIVFQAGNFIMTAQFENNNLNIVHQIPFQEINLWVCGDLNKDKKDEIIFIKSPSIQTYEWGEGKFLKKEYNLPQLSNYEIHQAIVGDIDNDDINEIILFAKNTQENSQGEEDEGFKLYLFILKRQKEKIKIIWSDKGKMGFYDPRVVPPPTLVCVGDIFNRSKNQLVIMETQSDVSPSGFNLLMWSKNRLKLDQTVMFANNKIWSSEEWESEHPEEKITSFVWYTFDIFKINNQIRILAPIYDGKSIPSDTYQGLIKISGNRFEVEEILKPVELKERGQILPNIVHCINIDGKGKGLLHITADDKYHFYR, from the coding sequence ATGGTCAGAATATTAAAGGTTTTTCTATTAACACTCATTTTTATTGTTTTTGAATTACAAAATCTTAACCTTTTTGCAAATGAGATAGAAGGATTTAAACATATTCTTTCTGGAGAACTTCCTAAAGAAATGCCGAATAATTATTATGGTTTTGTTGCTGATATTTATGGTAATGAGCACGAATTTATTGTTTTTCAAGCAGGTAATTTTATTATGACGGCACAGTTTGAAAATAACAATTTAAATATTGTTCATCAAATTCCATTTCAAGAAATAAATTTATGGGTATGTGGTGATTTAAACAAAGATAAAAAGGATGAAATAATTTTTATAAAAAGTCCTTCTATTCAAACTTATGAGTGGGGAGAGGGTAAATTTTTAAAAAAAGAGTATAACTTGCCTCAACTATCAAATTACGAAATACATCAAGCAATAGTAGGAGACATTGATAATGACGATATTAATGAGATTATATTATTTGCAAAGAATACACAAGAAAATTCACAAGGTGAAGAAGATGAAGGATTTAAGTTATATTTATTTATTTTGAAACGGCAAAAAGAAAAAATAAAAATAATTTGGTCAGATAAAGGGAAAATGGGATTTTATGATCCTCGTGTTGTTCCACCTCCAACACTCGTTTGCGTTGGAGATATATTTAATAGAAGTAAAAATCAACTTGTAATAATGGAAACCCAGTCAGATGTAAGTCCAAGTGGATTTAATCTTCTAATGTGGTCCAAAAATCGTCTCAAACTTGATCAAACAGTTATGTTTGCTAATAACAAAATATGGTCTTCTGAAGAATGGGAAAGTGAGCATCCTGAAGAAAAGATAACATCTTTTGTTTGGTATACATTTGATATATTTAAAATAAACAATCAAATACGAATTTTAGCTCCTATTTATGATGGGAAAAGTATCCCCTCTGATACATATCAAGGATTAATAAAAATATCAGGGAATAGATTTGAAGTAGAAGAAATATTAAAACCTGTTGAACTTAAGGAAAGGGGACAAATTCTCCCTAATATCGTGCATTGTATAAATATAGATGGGAAAGGCAAAGGTCTCCTTCACATAACAGCTGATGACAAATATCATTTTTATAGATGA
- a CDS encoding HEAT repeat domain-containing protein — MVRILNKIILVLTMLLIWFRMADANPWEVKPWKEGMLIEETEWGQKDDLEYFQKLGDLEMREKLIGQYEKEGGKQIGFIGMLLLEKDPTSRTMAAEILGGGGEDWLARENTPDPIAVPQLIYALEKDPSWEVRTTVAYWIYYKFPKDPRIIPALRKALNDESIYVKHYAATSLLGLKEKDILVIKTWANTYFSLDSKPVGDFRPRGSSALVDIPLARPYLLKAMMYHKDIEMRIIIAMGYYSNKKADKTLREVALVTLLEALKIPPYTPPYNVSEWLAVKIAQTLGENIDDLIGNQFAIDALKEAMKITIRKQRIEELLNKIEGRNENNN, encoded by the coding sequence ATGGTCAGAATATTAAATAAAATTATCTTGGTTTTGACAATGTTATTAATCTGGTTTAGGATGGCAGATGCTAATCCATGGGAAGTTAAGCCATGGAAAGAAGGTATGCTAATAGAAGAAACAGAATGGGGTCAAAAAGATGACCTTGAATACTTCCAGAAATTGGGTGATTTAGAAATGAGAGAGAAACTTATTGGGCAATATGAAAAAGAAGGTGGAAAACAGATTGGTTTTATAGGGATGCTCCTTTTAGAAAAAGATCCTACTAGCAGAACAATGGCTGCAGAGATATTAGGAGGGGGTGGCGAGGATTGGCTTGCCCGAGAGAATACACCAGACCCAATTGCCGTCCCCCAGCTTATATATGCCTTAGAGAAAGACCCTTCTTGGGAGGTAAGAACTACAGTTGCATATTGGATATATTATAAATTTCCCAAAGACCCACGGATTATTCCAGCACTAAGGAAGGCATTGAATGATGAATCTATTTATGTTAAACATTATGCCGCAACCAGTTTATTGGGATTGAAAGAAAAGGACATTTTAGTTATAAAGACTTGGGCAAATACCTATTTCTCATTAGATTCAAAGCCAGTAGGAGACTTTAGGCCTAGAGGGTCAAGTGCTTTGGTTGATATACCTTTAGCAAGGCCATATCTTCTTAAAGCAATGATGTATCATAAAGATATAGAGATGCGTATAATCATAGCTATGGGTTATTACTCCAATAAGAAGGCAGACAAGACACTAAGAGAGGTTGCTTTAGTTACCCTACTTGAGGCTCTAAAAATCCCTCCTTACACACCTCCGTATAATGTAAGTGAATGGTTAGCAGTTAAAATAGCCCAAACATTAGGAGAAAACATAGATGATCTTATAGGTAATCAATTTGCAATAGATGCATTAAAAGAAGCAATGAAGATTACTATACGTAAGCAAAGGATTGAAGAGCTATTGAACAAGATTGAGGGAAGAAATGAGAATAATAATTAG
- a CDS encoding amidase domain-containing protein, whose translation MRIIISLIIALLSISQDGLAYNRDSASEYIQDWAVDPNNTQHNGWNSDYNFYGNPQGRGADCANFVSQVLRSGCYSQEIDNSGMGDNRGGIPSCEDLDNFLTTGDRSDHNELTRINGRFAAPPNDLEVGDVIIWGSPQTGQSHHAVVVASVTTNQQGAITRIGYAAHTNPHDNATLYNNGNWRGISTYPELNIYHINPSPSQDPHPDDRPGEGRVISTTGREGDEVFAPPTIIVVAHDPNAKYGKQGMVNPGEILEYTIEFENEGEGIAYGVYITDILDKDFDDSSLWVGDVKRIDENGNETEANFAYRYDPKTRMITVFVDNGGEVLSKNGGKFNIRVPVRADATEGMVIENYATVYFPSVPEETKTNAIVSVVPYETRMLLESPSVQYSDSIILQASITTTTGEKPVPYGEVKFAWEKGNQTTRTDKQGNCFGYFDEDISPGTYAATSIFAGDGFYYLPATDTKGIKVLKENTSISLLSSDIKEEGTSNITIKMVDDDESEILHQEDEPKIIYLEYYNDGWQTIKQGTLTGKEINFEFTLPVLTNPITLRARFQGDTRYNSCSEIITLESSTIKVFPEQGEAGQEVTLEGSGFGTNSIIYIDFGTHLTIATTTSNEFGTFQTTFILDKQSQGTKTIRARDAYGNYAITIFKLINILIFAPNNNNAFAYPNPWRGEGDIYFANVSEGSTIKIYTIAGEEIDRIDVTKNPQRWDVKSKRIASGIYIYCITGKGGKKIGKIGVIK comes from the coding sequence ATGAGAATAATAATTAGTTTAATAATTGCTTTATTATCTATATCACAAGATGGACTTGCATATAATAGAGATTCAGCAAGTGAATACATACAAGACTGGGCAGTGGATCCCAACAACACACAACACAATGGCTGGAATTCGGATTACAACTTTTATGGAAATCCTCAAGGAAGAGGGGCAGATTGTGCAAACTTTGTCTCCCAAGTACTTAGAAGTGGATGTTATAGCCAGGAGATAGATAATTCGGGGATGGGAGACAATAGAGGTGGTATCCCTTCCTGTGAGGATTTAGATAATTTTTTAACCACAGGAGATAGATCAGATCATAATGAACTTACACGAATAAATGGTAGATTTGCTGCTCCACCTAATGATCTAGAAGTAGGTGATGTAATAATTTGGGGTTCTCCTCAAACAGGACAAAGCCACCATGCGGTAGTAGTTGCGTCAGTTACTACAAACCAGCAAGGTGCAATAACCAGAATTGGATATGCCGCTCATACAAACCCTCATGATAATGCAACCCTGTATAACAATGGTAATTGGAGAGGAATATCAACTTATCCCGAACTCAATATCTATCACATTAATCCCTCACCTTCGCAAGATCCACATCCTGATGACCGTCCAGGAGAAGGAAGAGTTATATCAACAACAGGTAGGGAAGGAGATGAAGTGTTTGCACCACCAACAATAATCGTTGTAGCCCATGACCCAAATGCAAAGTATGGAAAGCAGGGGATGGTAAATCCTGGAGAAATTTTAGAATACACCATAGAGTTTGAAAATGAGGGCGAGGGAATTGCTTATGGGGTTTATATCACAGATATATTAGACAAAGACTTTGATGATTCTTCTCTTTGGGTAGGTGACGTTAAGAGAATAGATGAAAATGGAAATGAAACAGAGGCAAACTTTGCATACAGATATGACCCTAAAACAAGGATGATTACTGTATTTGTTGATAATGGAGGAGAGGTTTTGTCAAAGAATGGAGGGAAGTTTAACATAAGGGTCCCGGTAAGGGCTGATGCAACGGAAGGAATGGTTATTGAAAACTATGCTACGGTATATTTCCCAAGTGTTCCTGAAGAGACAAAAACAAATGCCATTGTTTCTGTAGTCCCTTATGAAACAAGAATGCTCTTAGAATCTCCTTCTGTTCAATACTCTGACTCAATAATCCTTCAAGCAAGCATTACTACTACAACAGGAGAAAAGCCTGTGCCTTATGGAGAGGTGAAATTTGCCTGGGAAAAAGGAAACCAGACTACAAGGACAGATAAACAAGGAAATTGCTTTGGCTATTTTGATGAAGATATTAGTCCTGGAACCTATGCCGCAACCTCTATCTTTGCAGGTGATGGATTCTATTACCTTCCAGCAACAGATACAAAAGGGATAAAGGTATTAAAGGAAAATACCTCAATATCTCTCTTAAGTTCAGATATAAAAGAGGAAGGAACAAGCAATATAACCATAAAGATGGTGGATGATGACGAATCAGAGATTTTACATCAAGAAGACGAGCCAAAGATAATATACCTTGAATACTACAATGATGGTTGGCAGACCATTAAACAAGGGACATTAACAGGCAAAGAAATAAATTTTGAATTTACACTTCCTGTATTAACAAATCCAATAACTTTAAGAGCAAGATTTCAAGGGGATACAAGATATAATTCTTGCTCTGAAATAATAACACTTGAATCTTCAACAATTAAAGTATTCCCGGAACAAGGAGAGGCAGGACAGGAAGTAACATTAGAAGGTAGTGGATTTGGCACCAATTCCATTATTTATATTGATTTTGGAACGCATCTGACCATTGCGACAACTACCTCAAATGAATTTGGCACATTCCAGACTACATTTATTTTAGATAAGCAGTCACAAGGGACAAAGACAATTAGAGCAAGAGATGCCTATGGAAATTATGCAATAACGATATTTAAACTTATAAATATCCTTATATTTGCACCAAATAATAATAACGCCTTTGCCTATCCAAATCCATGGAGGGGTGAAGGCGATATTTACTTTGCCAATGTAAGTGAGGGTTCAACAATAAAAATTTACACCATAGCCGGTGAGGAAATAGACAGGATTGATGTAACTAAAAATCCTCAAAGATGGGATGTCAAAAGCAAAAGAATTGCCTCAGGTATCTATATCTATTGCATTACAGGCAAAGGCGGCAAGAAAATAGGAAAGATAGGGGTGATAAAGTAG
- a CDS encoding NosD domain-containing protein has translation MKKMFKYLILSIFLGISIGAYAADLYVPSQYKTIQKAVNKAKTGDKIYVAPGIYKESITIKKGISLIGINPDKYIITSSHLKNGNTIIFEGKSANGTITGFTITGAKGFLDRGNGILCCDGASPVIMKNRIKGNENGGIFSWHSSPNIIKNIISKNRCAVDFSDSDSIISNNMLLDNRFGITCSESSLTITNNTISRNSLNIGSDDSSYITITNNLISEGKNGIGGNKSYLTITNNTIVGNKRGGINVGNSQIIIMNNIIAKNGKNIAQNGKGERKTRCGIDCRNSDIKGDFNCFFDNGPGIRGTQNYCLAPPKPPQPPDEPEHYIYKSHLGANEIQKDPKFISETDFHLKPFSPCIDRGSNKAPKLPRKDKDGKERIINKRVDIGAYEYSK, from the coding sequence ATGAAAAAGATGTTTAAATATTTAATACTATCGATTTTTTTAGGTATAAGTATAGGGGCTTATGCTGCAGATTTATATGTCCCCAGCCAATACAAAACTATCCAGAAGGCAGTGAACAAGGCAAAGACAGGGGATAAAATTTATGTTGCCCCGGGCATTTATAAAGAGAGTATTACCATTAAAAAAGGGATTAGCCTGATAGGAATAAACCCGGACAAATACATCATAACCTCTTCCCATCTCAAAAATGGAAATACCATTATCTTTGAAGGGAAATCTGCCAATGGGACAATCACCGGCTTTACTATAACCGGGGCAAAAGGCTTCTTAGATAGAGGTAATGGAATACTCTGTTGCGACGGAGCAAGTCCTGTGATTATGAAAAATAGGATAAAGGGGAATGAGAATGGTGGTATTTTCTCCTGGCACTCTTCTCCGAATATTATAAAAAATATCATTTCGAAGAATAGATGTGCTGTTGACTTTTCCGATTCTGATTCAATTATTTCAAATAATATGCTCTTGGATAACAGATTTGGAATTACTTGCTCAGAATCTTCTTTAACCATTACTAATAATACAATATCAAGAAATAGTTTGAATATTGGTAGTGATGACTCTTCTTATATAACCATTACCAACAATCTCATCTCAGAAGGAAAGAATGGCATAGGAGGCAATAAATCTTATCTTACCATCACAAATAATACAATTGTAGGAAATAAACGAGGAGGGATCAATGTTGGAAATTCTCAGATAATCATTATGAACAACATCATTGCCAAGAATGGAAAGAACATTGCACAGAATGGAAAAGGGGAAAGAAAGACAAGATGTGGAATTGATTGCCGAAATTCAGATATTAAAGGAGATTTCAACTGTTTTTTTGACAATGGTCCAGGGATTAGAGGGACACAGAATTATTGTTTGGCTCCTCCTAAACCCCCACAGCCTCCAGACGAGCCAGAACACTACATCTACAAATCCCATTTAGGGGCAAATGAGATTCAAAAAGACCCAAAGTTTATCAGCGAAACTGATTTCCATCTAAAGCCATTTTCTCCTTGCATAGACAGAGGTTCAAACAAAGCCCCAAAACTTCCCAGGAAAGACAAAGATGGGAAGGAAAGGATAATCAATAAGAGGGTTGACATAGGTGCGTATGAATATTCAAAGTAA
- a CDS encoding GxxExxY protein, whose product MSLKYEKITEDIIGGAYEVYNVQRFYGFLEKVYQKALQVELL is encoded by the coding sequence ATGAGTTTAAAATATGAAAAAATAACAGAGGATATTATCGGAGGAGCCTATGAAGTTTACAATGTTCAAAGGTTTTATGGCTTTCTGGAAAAAGTTTATCAAAAAGCATTGCAGGTTGAATTATTGTAA
- a CDS encoding MazG family protein, with the protein MKEQFTQLVEIIARLRGENGCPWDKEQTSQSLKPYLLEETYEVLEAIENEEPDGLKEELGDLMLQIVMQAQLAKEKGLFDIQDVLTGICEKLTRRHPHVFGDLKFNNSQEVIAHWKEIKKQEKNQTIKC; encoded by the coding sequence ATGAAAGAGCAATTTACACAATTAGTTGAGATAATTGCCAGATTACGTGGTGAAAACGGTTGTCCGTGGGATAAAGAACAAACCTCTCAATCCCTTAAACCTTATTTACTTGAAGAAACTTATGAAGTGCTCGAAGCGATTGAGAATGAAGAACCTGATGGATTAAAAGAAGAACTGGGCGATTTGATGTTGCAAATTGTGATGCAGGCTCAATTGGCAAAAGAAAAAGGGCTGTTTGACATTCAGGATGTTTTAACCGGCATCTGTGAAAAACTTACACGCAGACATCCACATGTATTTGGCGATTTGAAGTTTAATAATTCACAAGAGGTCATTGCTCATTGGAAGGAGATTAAAAAACAAGAAAAAAATCAGACAATAAAGTGTTAA
- a CDS encoding SurA N-terminal domain-containing protein, producing the protein MSKYFIVLICLSFLVTGCGTKSPTLATVRGEKITLKEFEDQFRNLPPAYQSMLTTPAMKEKLLDQMITEKLMIQEAIKEGLPRKKEVQERLTLLKNQMLIEELIKVKVFDKIKISDDEAKEFYETHQTQLSQAFPGKGFDEIKQDIKRMMMRKDETKTRLMFQTWIEGLKKEAKITKNLTLLGSSKKEEGKK; encoded by the coding sequence ATGTCCAAATATTTTATTGTGTTGATTTGTTTGAGTTTTCTTGTAACAGGTTGTGGGACTAAATCCCCAACTTTAGCTACGGTGAGAGGAGAAAAAATTACACTTAAAGAGTTTGAAGACCAATTTCGTAATCTTCCTCCTGCTTATCAATCTATGCTTACTACACCAGCGATGAAGGAGAAACTTTTAGACCAGATGATTACGGAAAAGTTGATGATTCAAGAGGCAATAAAAGAAGGCTTGCCTCGCAAAAAGGAAGTTCAAGAACGATTAACTCTGCTTAAAAATCAAATGCTGATTGAGGAGTTAATTAAGGTTAAGGTCTTTGATAAAATCAAGATAAGCGATGACGAGGCAAAAGAGTTTTACGAAACTCACCAAACACAATTATCTCAAGCGTTCCCAGGAAAAGGATTTGATGAGATTAAACAAGATATTAAACGGATGATGATGCGAAAAGATGAGACAAAAACGCGATTGATGTTTCAGACATGGATAGAAGGATTGAAAAAAGAGGCAAAGATTACTAAGAATTTGACTTTGTTAGGAAGTAGTAAAAAGGAAGAAGGTAAAAAATGA
- a CDS encoding adenylate/guanylate cyclase domain-containing protein, giving the protein MEAKFKKKTSIQLKFTLAVSLLIVGIYLLIGKGVLDYQKKALTDETQKRILTQLKLIAQSSQKLLLQPEPEFFLSPLIKRTMEEDKDILYIVVVDAKDKIKGHQDMMKIDTLYEEDKNLVSNHLFHVSTPIYQKDIKIGTVYLGFSKEGINKILFATRNRIILMTLIILLIGIIGTIFLVKFIIKPITTLAKGAQEISNENFDIILPIKSKDELGELTFSFNRMARSLKEKQLMKHTFERYVTKEVADTILQNIEGVRLGGEYREVTTLFVDIRGFTQVSEKLSAEKIVHLLNEFFTMMVEVVFKYEGTVDKFMGDGLMAIYGAPIKHEDDALRAVKTAIEMKEMLNEFNKNLKESIHIGAGITSGEVVVGNIGSERRMEYTAIGMRVNLAARLQNLAQKDQILLDKNTYLKIASLVNLLKLEPIMIKGLEEPIEVYEAINLKEKVLK; this is encoded by the coding sequence ATGGAAGCAAAATTTAAGAAAAAAACATCAATACAACTTAAATTTACCCTCGCCGTTAGTCTACTCATTGTTGGGATTTATCTTTTAATCGGTAAGGGTGTCTTAGACTATCAGAAAAAGGCACTTACCGACGAAACACAAAAACGCATTTTGACACAACTAAAACTCATTGCCCAAAGTAGCCAAAAATTACTCCTCCAACCAGAGCCTGAATTTTTCCTTTCCCCTTTAATTAAACGCACTATGGAAGAAGATAAGGATATTTTATACATAGTGGTGGTAGATGCAAAGGATAAAATTAAGGGACATCAGGATATGATGAAAATAGACACGCTGTATGAGGAGGATAAGAATTTAGTCTCTAACCACCTATTTCATGTTAGCACCCCTATTTATCAAAAAGACATAAAGATAGGCACGGTTTATCTTGGCTTTTCAAAGGAGGGGATTAATAAGATATTATTTGCAACCCGAAATAGGATTATTTTGATGACATTAATTATTCTTTTAATTGGAATAATTGGCACTATTTTCCTGGTTAAATTTATTATTAAACCAATCACGACATTAGCAAAAGGGGCACAAGAAATTAGTAACGAGAATTTTGATATTATCCTGCCTATTAAAAGTAAAGATGAGCTGGGTGAGTTAACTTTTAGCTTTAATCGTATGGCAAGAAGTTTGAAGGAAAAGCAATTGATGAAACATACCTTTGAACGATATGTAACTAAAGAAGTAGCAGATACTATCTTACAGAATATAGAAGGTGTTCGGTTAGGTGGTGAGTATAGAGAGGTTACGACACTCTTTGTTGATATTCGTGGTTTTACTCAAGTGTCAGAAAAGTTATCGGCAGAAAAAATAGTGCATTTATTAAATGAGTTTTTTACGATGATGGTTGAGGTAGTTTTTAAATATGAAGGGACAGTAGATAAGTTTATGGGCGATGGGCTGATGGCTATTTATGGTGCACCAATTAAACATGAAGATGACGCTTTACGAGCTGTTAAGACGGCGATAGAAATGAAAGAGATGTTAAATGAATTTAATAAGAATCTGAAAGAATCTATTCATATTGGAGCAGGCATTACTTCTGGTGAGGTAGTAGTAGGCAATATTGGTTCTGAGAGACGGATGGAATATACGGCGATTGGAATGCGGGTAAATTTAGCCGCTCGACTTCAAAACTTAGCCCAAAAAGACCAAATATTACTTGATAAAAATACTTATCTTAAAATAGCAAGTTTAGTAAATCTCCTTAAATTAGAACCTATTATGATTAAAGGATTAGAAGAACCAATCGAGGTATATGAAGCAATTAATTTAAAAGAAAAGGTTTTGAAATAA